The following are from one region of the Equus asinus isolate D_3611 breed Donkey chromosome 27, EquAss-T2T_v2, whole genome shotgun sequence genome:
- the LETM2 gene encoding LETM1 domain-containing protein LETM2, mitochondrial isoform X2 yields MLPSTFESESKKEEKQRKKMAAKLELAKFLQETITEMARRNRAKLGDASTQFSFYVKQVQTGHKPSTKEIVRFSKLFEDQLTLEHLDRPQLVALCKLLELQSFGTNNLLRFQLLMKLKSIKADDEVIAKEGVSALSVSELQAACRARGMRSLGLTEEQLRQQLTEWQDLHLKENVPPSLLLLSRTFYLIDVKPKPIEIPLSGEAPKMSVPVESPASPESKENVVDLAPQLKGTKDEEVIKLPPVTSSPITPSTPVSLPKGSITSAKEATLQAKSQKTTQNSQASSKGA; encoded by the exons ATGTTGCCATCAACTTTTGAAAGTGAATCCAAAAAG gaagaaaaacagaggaagaaaatggcTGCAAAGTTGGAACTAGCAAAATTTCTTCAAGAAACAATTACAGAAATGGCAAGAAGGAACAGGGCCAAGTTAGGAGATGCCTCCACACAGTTCTCGTTCTACGTCAAACAG GTCCAGACAGGACACAAGCCCAGCACAAAGGAGATAGTTCGCTTTTCCAAACTATTTGAGGATCAGCTAACCCTGGAGCACCTGGATCGACCTCAGCTGGTTGCCCTTTGCAAACTGCTAGAATTGCAGTCCTTTGGAACCAACAATTTACTCCGCTTTCAGCTCCTGATGAAACTGAAGTCTATAAAAGCAGATGATGAA gTAATTGCCAAAGAAGGAGTGAGTGCTTTGAGTGTGTCAGAACTACAAGCTGCCTGTAGGGCCCGAGGGATGAGGTCACTGGGTCTCACTGAGGAACAGCTGAGACAACAGCTCACAGAG tGGCAGGACCTCCACCTGAAGGAGAATGTCCCTCCTTCTCTTTTGCTCCTGTCACGAACCTTCTACCTGATAGATGTGAAGCCGAAGCCAATTGAGATACCACTAAGTGGGGAG GCTCCAAAGATGAGTGTTCCTGTGGAATCACCTGCTTCGCCTGAATCTAAAGAGAATGTGGTAGACTTAGCCCCTCAACTGAAGGGAACTAAG GATGAAGAAGTTATAAAACTACCACCAGTTACATCATCACCCATCACACCATCAACACCTGTTTCGTTACCTAAAGGATCCATCACTTCTGCTAAAGAAGCT ACACTCCAGGCCAAATCACAAAAGACAACCCAGAACAGCCAGGCTAGTTCAAAAGGAGCATAA
- the LETM2 gene encoding LETM1 domain-containing protein LETM2, mitochondrial isoform X1: MAFYSYNTVLAIARTRFPGRFVHSTSSAYSPSFAFLHLPDSRLNKMYMKNCGSKKYSYPSQSASKVLRLRTTTIEKLHTSTCWLQQFPGKPQLEQTTKKPRVTSPQPTKETGMRIEEEKRSYRQKIMDELKYYYNGFYLLWIDTKVAARMVWRLLHGQVLTRRERRRLLRTCVDFFRLVPFMVFIIVPFMEFLLPVFLKLFPEMLPSTFESESKKEEKQRKKMAAKLELAKFLQETITEMARRNRAKLGDASTQFSFYVKQVQTGHKPSTKEIVRFSKLFEDQLTLEHLDRPQLVALCKLLELQSFGTNNLLRFQLLMKLKSIKADDEVIAKEGVSALSVSELQAACRARGMRSLGLTEEQLRQQLTEWQDLHLKENVPPSLLLLSRTFYLIDVKPKPIEIPLSGEAPKMSVPVESPASPESKENVVDLAPQLKGTKDEEVIKLPPVTSSPITPSTPVSLPKGSITSAKEATLQAKSQKTTQNSQASSKGA, encoded by the exons ATGGCCTTCTACAGTTATAATACAGTCTTAGCTATTGCCCGGACAAG ATTCCCTGGCCGTTTTGTCCATTCTACCAGCTCTGCTTATTCCccatcatttgcatttcttcacTTGCCAGATTCCcgtttaaataaaatgtatatgaagAACTGCGGAAGCAAAAAATACTCCTACCCTAGTCAGTCAGCCAGTAAAGTGCTTCGCTTACGAACTACAACGATAGAAAAGCTGCATACGTCAACTTGCTGGCTACAACAGTTCCCTGGCAAACCTCAGCTAGAGCAAACCACAAAAAAGCCACGGGTGACAAGCCCTCAGCCCACAAAAGAAACTGGCATGAGGATTGAGGAGGAAAAGCGATCTTATAGACAAAAAATTATGGATGAACTTAAATATTATTACAATGGATTCTACTTGCTTTGGATTGACACCAAAGTTGCTGCCAGAATGGTTTGGAGGCTGTTGCACGGACAGGTGCTGACCAGGAGAGAGAGACGAAGG CTATTGAGAACTTGTGTTGATTTCTTCCGCCTGGTTCCATTTATGGTGTTCATAATTGTACCCTTCATGGAATTCTTATTACCAGTGTTTCTGAAACTCTTCCCAGAGATGTTGCCATCAACTTTTGAAAGTGAATCCAAAAAG gaagaaaaacagaggaagaaaatggcTGCAAAGTTGGAACTAGCAAAATTTCTTCAAGAAACAATTACAGAAATGGCAAGAAGGAACAGGGCCAAGTTAGGAGATGCCTCCACACAGTTCTCGTTCTACGTCAAACAG GTCCAGACAGGACACAAGCCCAGCACAAAGGAGATAGTTCGCTTTTCCAAACTATTTGAGGATCAGCTAACCCTGGAGCACCTGGATCGACCTCAGCTGGTTGCCCTTTGCAAACTGCTAGAATTGCAGTCCTTTGGAACCAACAATTTACTCCGCTTTCAGCTCCTGATGAAACTGAAGTCTATAAAAGCAGATGATGAA gTAATTGCCAAAGAAGGAGTGAGTGCTTTGAGTGTGTCAGAACTACAAGCTGCCTGTAGGGCCCGAGGGATGAGGTCACTGGGTCTCACTGAGGAACAGCTGAGACAACAGCTCACAGAG tGGCAGGACCTCCACCTGAAGGAGAATGTCCCTCCTTCTCTTTTGCTCCTGTCACGAACCTTCTACCTGATAGATGTGAAGCCGAAGCCAATTGAGATACCACTAAGTGGGGAG GCTCCAAAGATGAGTGTTCCTGTGGAATCACCTGCTTCGCCTGAATCTAAAGAGAATGTGGTAGACTTAGCCCCTCAACTGAAGGGAACTAAG GATGAAGAAGTTATAAAACTACCACCAGTTACATCATCACCCATCACACCATCAACACCTGTTTCGTTACCTAAAGGATCCATCACTTCTGCTAAAGAAGCT ACACTCCAGGCCAAATCACAAAAGACAACCCAGAACAGCCAGGCTAGTTCAAAAGGAGCATAA